The Urbifossiella limnaea genome has a window encoding:
- a CDS encoding DUF58 domain-containing protein, which translates to MLTARGYWFLVLVAFLLALGVVVLPDYTVVPAILGLTLFAWFAWEWVMFRTRVLACVPRMRAERRLVQGGREVPMVWAGLPFEVRLCVAHDGFARLPFVFLEDRLPQAADLDAGSNSGAYLISAEEPANLTFTLKAPGPGVLRFEGVRVRVADVHGFFHVRRFLRDEVETLILPPFTDEEGRQRADKRMNTLPPPGGHRLRRPGSGSELLDLRDYIPGDPPKMIAWKASARRDRLITKEYESDVPVRAVLFLDTSEGVRLGPPGTTPLARMAALASGVAQAAAANRDLVGLTTFDEEAALALKPARTRIHMLDMMRRLAEAAALQPTPRGAPPEQLTRRAYPLAEELYPELTDRKLNTVPLSRLWLPMLERWWGWIVLLLILSPVLTASSIAYFGPNKIASWWIDTTAKMGLSLIRNSFVRRTDGIFGLFLRFGCLLVTFLLPSLIGGLIWLIYGVRGWFGAKKVELVQRKRLCAVMAQLDGTGVDAVERLVHDDAAYAVRVGKFLADRQIRVPVPLYDDLGRFRFRSPGKVQVLAAELVRAVSRARDNELYVILADLAELGPDLGPLEKAARVARARKHHVMVILPWPADLPGPDDKPTPKLPGRNPTMKAATVLDAMAKHYHEQFRRVRRALGRSGATVIRVNETDPVRVVLDRLDRLRGLRTRR; encoded by the coding sequence ATGCTGACCGCCCGCGGCTACTGGTTCCTCGTCCTGGTCGCCTTCCTGCTGGCGCTGGGCGTCGTCGTTCTCCCAGATTACACCGTCGTCCCGGCCATCCTCGGCCTGACACTGTTCGCGTGGTTCGCGTGGGAGTGGGTGATGTTCCGCACCCGCGTCCTGGCGTGCGTCCCCCGGATGCGGGCCGAGCGGCGGCTCGTACAGGGCGGCCGCGAGGTGCCGATGGTGTGGGCCGGGCTGCCGTTCGAGGTCCGCCTCTGCGTCGCGCACGACGGCTTCGCCCGCCTCCCGTTCGTGTTCCTCGAAGACCGCCTGCCGCAGGCCGCCGACCTGGACGCCGGGTCGAACAGCGGGGCCTACCTCATCTCCGCCGAAGAGCCCGCGAACCTCACTTTCACGCTGAAGGCGCCCGGCCCTGGTGTGCTGCGGTTCGAGGGCGTGCGCGTCCGCGTCGCCGACGTCCACGGCTTCTTCCACGTCCGCCGCTTCCTCCGCGACGAGGTCGAGACGCTGATCCTGCCGCCGTTCACCGACGAGGAGGGCCGCCAGCGTGCCGACAAGCGGATGAACACGCTCCCGCCGCCGGGCGGCCACCGGTTGCGTCGGCCCGGTTCCGGCAGCGAGCTCCTCGACCTGCGCGACTACATCCCCGGCGACCCGCCGAAGATGATCGCCTGGAAGGCAAGCGCCCGCCGCGACCGGCTCATCACGAAGGAGTACGAGAGCGACGTGCCCGTGCGCGCCGTGCTGTTCCTGGACACGTCCGAGGGCGTGCGGCTCGGCCCGCCCGGCACGACGCCGCTGGCCCGCATGGCGGCACTGGCGTCCGGCGTGGCCCAGGCCGCGGCCGCCAACCGCGACCTGGTCGGCCTCACCACGTTCGACGAGGAGGCGGCCCTCGCATTGAAGCCAGCCCGGACCCGGATCCACATGCTCGACATGATGCGCCGCCTCGCCGAGGCAGCGGCGCTGCAGCCGACGCCGCGCGGCGCCCCGCCCGAGCAGCTGACCCGCCGCGCGTACCCGCTGGCCGAGGAGCTGTACCCCGAGCTGACCGACCGAAAGCTCAACACCGTACCCCTCAGCCGTCTGTGGCTGCCGATGCTGGAACGGTGGTGGGGCTGGATCGTGCTGCTCCTCATCCTGTCGCCGGTACTGACCGCTTCGTCCATCGCGTACTTCGGGCCGAACAAGATCGCGTCGTGGTGGATCGACACCACCGCCAAGATGGGCCTGAGCCTCATCCGGAACTCCTTCGTCCGGCGGACCGACGGCATTTTCGGCCTGTTTCTCCGGTTCGGCTGCCTGCTGGTGACGTTCCTGCTCCCGTCCTTGATCGGCGGCCTCATCTGGCTCATCTACGGCGTCCGCGGCTGGTTCGGCGCCAAGAAGGTAGAACTGGTGCAGCGGAAGCGGCTGTGCGCCGTAATGGCCCAACTCGACGGCACCGGCGTGGACGCGGTCGAGCGGCTCGTTCACGACGACGCCGCCTACGCCGTCCGGGTCGGGAAGTTCCTCGCCGACCGGCAGATCCGCGTGCCGGTGCCGCTGTACGACGACCTCGGCCGCTTCCGCTTCCGCTCGCCAGGAAAGGTGCAGGTCCTGGCTGCCGAGCTGGTAAGGGCCGTGAGCCGGGCGCGCGACAACGAGTTGTACGTCATCCTCGCCGACCTGGCCGAGTTGGGGCCGGACCTGGGGCCGCTGGAGAAGGCGGCGCGCGTCGCCCGCGCCCGGAAGCACCACGTCATGGTCATCCTGCCGTGGCCGGCCGACCTGCCGGGGCCGGACGATAAGCCCACGCCGAAGCTCCCCGGCCGGAACCCGACGATGAAGGCCGCGACCGTCCTCGACGCGATGGCGAAGCACTATCACGAGCAATTCCGCCGCGTCCGCCGGGCGCTCGGGCGGAGTGGCGCCACCGTCATCCGCGTGAACGAGACCGACCCCGTCCGGGTCGTACTCGACCGGCTCGACCGCCTCCGGGGGCTCCGCACCCGCCGATGA
- a CDS encoding HAD-IA family hydrolase, whose amino-acid sequence MIHPGARAVFFDAVGTLLFPAIPPADTYASAARRQGVTVDPAVISTRFVAAFRAEEAADRAAGWVTDETRERERWRRIVAASLPELPDAARGFAELFEHFARPEAWEVHPDAAAVFAELTRRVIVAGIGSNLDDRLTRVVAGHPELGPVAGRVIVSAAVGHRKPSGRFFAEVVRAAGCEPGEIVFVGDDVENDYAGAEAAGLVPVLLTSRDQEPIMRRVGRLRELTGEPGASAPEFSGRGERESGG is encoded by the coding sequence ATGATCCACCCCGGCGCGCGGGCGGTGTTCTTCGACGCCGTCGGCACCCTGTTGTTTCCGGCAATACCGCCGGCCGACACGTACGCGTCCGCCGCCCGCCGCCAGGGTGTGACCGTTGACCCCGCCGTCATTTCGACGCGGTTCGTCGCCGCCTTCCGGGCCGAGGAAGCCGCCGACCGCGCCGCCGGCTGGGTGACGGACGAGACGCGTGAACGCGAGCGCTGGCGGCGAATCGTCGCCGCGTCCCTCCCCGAGTTGCCGGACGCGGCTCGCGGCTTCGCCGAGTTGTTCGAGCACTTCGCCCGCCCCGAGGCCTGGGAAGTTCACCCCGACGCCGCGGCCGTGTTCGCCGAACTCACCCGGCGTGTCATCGTCGCCGGGATCGGATCGAACCTCGACGACCGGCTGACGCGGGTGGTCGCGGGTCACCCCGAACTCGGGCCAGTCGCAGGGCGTGTGATCGTGAGCGCGGCCGTCGGCCACCGCAAGCCGTCGGGGCGGTTCTTCGCCGAGGTGGTACGGGCCGCCGGGTGCGAGCCCGGTGAGATCGTGTTCGTCGGCGACGACGTGGAGAACGACTACGCCGGCGCCGAAGCGGCTGGTCTCGTGCCGGTGCTGCTAACTTCCCGCGATCAGGAGCCTATCATGCGGCGAGTCGGGCGGCTCCGCGAATTGACCGGCGAGCCGGGGGCGTCGGCCCCTGAGTTCTCGGGGCGAGGGGAACGAGAATCCGGGGGCTGA
- a CDS encoding protoporphyrinogen/coproporphyrinogen oxidase, producing the protein MIEEPDVLIVGAGLAGLCCGKRLAECGVSFRILEASDGVGGRVRTDTADGFRLDRGFQLYLTAYPEGRRVLDLAALDLKPFTRGALVWVGGRFRRVADPRTEPSAALSLFNPVGSAADKLRLVKLYWNLSRGRLDAQTTKDERLTLDLLRDTAGFSPKMIDRLFRPFFGGVALDAGLTTSSRFFRFVFRTFAEGPGAVPAAGMQAIPDQLAAGLPVGLVRLGAAVRQLGHREVTLADGETLRGRAVVVATEGPAAARLLGDEVPDPGSNGSTTLWYAADRPPVSEPILMLDGEGRGPVNSVVVMSNAAPGYAPLGEALMAAAVVGVPADDDAALDRRAREQLRAWYGSAVDGWRLLRVDRIAHALPDQTAGKLDPWQRPVRLRPGLYVCGDHRDNGSIDGAMTSGFRAAQAAMEDLHAELT; encoded by the coding sequence TTGATCGAGGAACCGGACGTGTTGATCGTCGGCGCCGGGCTAGCCGGGCTGTGCTGCGGGAAGCGGCTCGCCGAGTGCGGCGTTTCGTTCCGCATCCTCGAAGCGTCCGACGGAGTCGGGGGCCGCGTCCGCACCGACACCGCGGACGGCTTCCGCCTCGACCGCGGGTTCCAGCTCTACCTCACCGCCTACCCCGAGGGGCGGCGGGTGCTCGACCTCGCCGCCCTCGACCTCAAGCCGTTCACGCGCGGCGCCCTCGTGTGGGTGGGCGGCCGCTTCCGCCGCGTCGCCGACCCGCGGACCGAACCATCCGCGGCGCTGTCGCTGTTCAACCCCGTCGGCTCGGCCGCCGACAAGCTCCGGCTCGTCAAGCTGTACTGGAACCTCAGCCGCGGCCGGCTCGACGCCCAGACCACGAAGGACGAGCGGCTCACGCTCGACCTCCTCCGCGACACGGCCGGGTTCAGCCCGAAGATGATCGACCGACTGTTCCGCCCGTTCTTCGGCGGCGTCGCGCTGGACGCGGGACTGACCACGTCCAGCCGCTTCTTCCGCTTCGTGTTCCGCACCTTCGCCGAAGGCCCGGGCGCGGTGCCGGCCGCGGGGATGCAGGCCATCCCCGACCAACTCGCGGCCGGGCTACCGGTCGGGTTGGTACGGCTCGGGGCTGCGGTGCGGCAACTCGGCCACCGCGAGGTGACACTGGCCGACGGCGAGACGCTGCGGGGCCGGGCCGTCGTGGTTGCCACGGAGGGTCCGGCCGCGGCCCGGCTGCTCGGTGACGAGGTGCCCGACCCCGGCTCGAACGGCAGCACGACGCTGTGGTACGCCGCCGACCGGCCGCCGGTGTCCGAGCCGATTCTGATGCTCGACGGGGAAGGGCGGGGGCCGGTGAACAGCGTGGTGGTGATGTCGAACGCGGCCCCGGGGTACGCGCCGCTGGGCGAGGCGCTGATGGCCGCCGCGGTGGTCGGCGTTCCCGCGGACGACGATGCGGCGCTCGACCGGCGGGCGCGGGAGCAGCTTCGGGCGTGGTACGGGTCGGCGGTCGACGGCTGGCGGCTGCTGCGGGTGGACCGCATCGCGCACGCGCTGCCGGACCAGACGGCGGGGAAGCTCGACCCGTGGCAGCGGCCGGTGCGGCTCCGGCCGGGGCTGTACGTGTGTGGCGACCACCGCGACAACGGCTCGATCGACGGGGCGATGACCAGCGGCTTCCGCGCCGCCCAGGCCGCGATGGAAGACTTGCACGCTGAGTTGACGTGA